TATAAACTCTACCTGCTCGAGTGTAAGTGTGGGACAATCTAACGTGTCGTGGCCTCCCCTACAAACCTCACATCTATCAACTTTTTTCTTAATTTCATTTAACTTTTGTTTGAGACTCTCTAAAGTAGCAGCTACCGATGAATCCAAGCCAACTTGGTTTACCCCTCGAGTGGCCGAGGAGGTAGTCACAGGAATGGAAGTCATGCGGGTAGCGGTATAGTCCATATCAGAGTGGGCGAAACTCTCAAACAAATTATTACACTCATTAACAGTCTTCTTACCCATAAGTTACCCCCCAGCAGAAGTATCGAACCGGGCTTTGATCTCGGGGGTGAGACCATTGTAGAACTTTTCAACAAGTGCCCAATCCGACAACCCATGCTAAGAACAATGAGAAATCAGAGTTTGGAAACGCTCCCAGGCTAGGTGATACGGATCATCAGGCTCCATTCGGAACAAATGGATCTGATCGCGTAGACGAGATGCTTTGGCAGGTGGGAAGTATTTAGCTAAGAAAGCATCTCGTAACCCTGCCCAGGTGGTGAAAGTTCCCGCTGGCTACGAATCGAACCAGACGGCTACACGGCCATCGAGAGAAAATGGGAAGACCTGTAGGTACCTGGCATCTAGATTAACACCTTCAATAGAGTAGGTGCCACAAAGACGGGTGATGCGGTTAATGTGGGCGGGAGCATCCTCATCATCACGACCATGGAATTGGCATGAGTTAGTGATGGCCGTCATGATGTAGGATGGAATCTGCCAGGACCTATCATTTGTAATGTTGGGAAGGGTGATGGGGGAATTAGCACCGGTGAAGCCGGTGGTGGCTTGTTCGTAAACGGTTCTATTGGCCATTTAAGCTACGGGTGTAGGACTAGGTGTACGGGaacgggagggtggtggggagTTGTGGGGTGACGACTTCGGGGTGAAGTCAAAGTCTGGTGGTTTAGATTGAGATGTAGAGTCAGAAGGGGCGGAAGATGAAGTGGAAGATTTACTAACCTTTAAACGGTTCTATTGGCCATTTAAGCTACGGGTGTAGGACTAGGTGTACGGGAACGAGACGGCAGACAAATCAATTGGCGGCTTCGGTGGTCCGTGAGAGCGTGTATGGGGTATTCACTGCAAAACCGACAATAAACAAGTAAGACAACTCTAACAAAAGActctaaaataaaaacaaaagatactAGGACTATTTAGACTCCTACGACTCGAAAACACACAAATAGCACGTAATGATATCAAATGAAGTCCAAATAAAGTAATCaacgcaattgccaagagtccccggcaacagcgccaaaaacttgatgtgctaaaagtagtttaataaaaacaactaaaactAACCTAAATCTAGACTCAAAGTAATACTCTAGACTCTCTAAACTCAACTAAACTActaaccggcaagtgaaccgatcgactCTAGTAAAGCTAAATAAGTCCGGATATCGAAGCCATGAGACTCTAATTAATTACGCTAATTACTTAATCTAGACTGCCTCTGACGCAAACTTAACTATTTTtatgtttggggggggggggtttctaaaaatcctaagaaTGAAATTGAAACTAAATTAATTAACTAGACTAAATACGAATTACTGTGAACTTCTTTCAGATGATTCTAACACTACCTAGACAGGAATCCTGATTGCTTTTAGTTATGATTATATTTGGAAGTTGTCTACTATGAACCAGGATCTTGATATTCTCACCTCTTgggaaatctaaggacccctaaCCCTTCTCAAGAGCACGCTATGATCCCCTAAAGGTAGTTAAATTACCGGTTAATAGACTCTTATACAAGACATCTAATGGATTTATAAAAGTATCCTACAAGGCTCACTCCCTTACGAGATCTAAACCTAGGATAGATTTGTTTTCTCAGTTAGATTTGCTAGACAGCAGCCAAAAGGTTTACTCCCTAAGAAGGACCCACCTTACGGTTTAATCACTTAGACCTAGGAATAATTTCGCACCTTACAGCTATTGATGATTAATAGAACACTAGATTTTATAAGATTACCAactattacttctaaggttaggTACGTAATTTCACCTTAAAGAGTTCAAGaattattatgtgatatagacactcacctaaatctaaaaccctagcatgactctattatgtgataaagaccgtcaccaagaattaTACGAAGTAGTAATCAATATTCAAACACTATCAAGCATACATATACATCTAACCGATAGAACAAATCGTTTACAATTCATAAATAACCATAGTTTTCATAGATCCGAAATATAATCAAAACAATAGCAATCAATCATCCATGTCTAGGTAGTTACAAAGATTTAGCCAAGTATATTcatgaaaaacatcaaaatcAGAGTATTAACGAGTACACGAAACATAACGGTGAGAAAAATACGAAAGTAAAAACACCCGAATGATTCCCGCACTTCGTATCTTCAACTGGTAGCTCTCCGTGATCGAAAACGCTCTCCAAGAACTCTGAAATTCGTCCAACTCTTCTTAATTcgtaattagggtttttgaatgaTTTCTTCACTTTTTATACTAATCCTTGGACTCGAAACAAAAAATTGCCCGCGTCGCGCGACGGGTATAGGACCTCagtgtcgcgtagcgcgacaacACAATATGACCATATATTATAAATATAATGCTAGCGGCACGCGACGGGTTTAAGGCTTCATTGTGGCGCGACGCGAGAGCACCATTTTCACAGAATGTCTCGTTTTTTTATCAGCTTTAGCATTGCAAACTTCCAGAAATTATTCTAACTCTGAAACTCAGCCAATTCTTCTTCGTTTTGCAACATTTTCAACACCAACGACCTGGAAAACGAGATTCGATCAAAGTAACGAAATTCTAAACAAAACTAAATTAAGGAATACGAAAAATGCACAAACTCTACACGATAAatggatgtattttgcaatacatcaaccatacattggggacaatgtatcccaagtgtggggatgtggaAGCCCGGGAAGGGATGACAAGCTTGAAGTGGTTGAAAAGTGGTTGAAATAGATGAAAATTGAAAAAATTGGAagttttgaaacttttgaaaatttttcATCGCCTTAAGCATGCTAATTGGATACGAAAACCTAAAGTTTCAATCACTAATAGGCTTCTTACCGGTAGTAAACTAACTTATTCCCttgtcatggttgtccctttaagtgtCATGAGAGTAGGTTTGGCAAGTGTTGTTATAGAAAATAAGTTTAAAAGAGATGTCTATCTAGGGGTAACATGTTTTAATTGCATATGCTACATGTCGGTAACCTTTTTTACCCTTTCTTGGTGAGATCTTGAGCCTGTAGAATTGATAGAATGATTTATATTATGAATTCGTTTGTTGAGTGCAGGCCACATGTTattttgtgttagaacttgtgtgatTTGATACGTGCTGAGATTGTGGATTTGACatgtgcacatagatgataaaggcattaggatttcTCGTTACATCtattgtgtttgtgtttgagccTATTTACCTTTTGTTTGTTCACCCGATATGAATTGTGTAAGACCAACTGTGAATGACAATTTTataagttttgaaagaaaagaaaaaaaagaaagaaaaagaaaaacaaaatcagtgttatgttcgtgttaaataaatgggtcaaaaatcaCCCAAAGTGTAGTAGTTATTGTGAATGAAGTTGTCACGGTTTGGTTGTTTGTTCGTTAGCCACATAAAAATAAAAAGCCAAAAATTTTCCTACCTTCGCCTAAGCCCAAAACCgaaaaagtccttttgatatgtgccgTGTTAGATGATACATTGGAGGTGTGATTGTCATACAAGCCTATGATTGCAGGATTTCATGTGTGCTTATTTGAGTGTTTATATACTAGCATATTACACGCTAGTCCAGATATAAACCCGAGAGGAGACTACATTATGAGGGGTGTGTAGCATGTGTTAAATtgtaagcatgttagttttagatAGACAAGTCTTGAATTTTTAAGTACATGATTTGCttgtcagattgtcaatctcgaATTTGTtagtctatgggacgggtatgtCTTGGGAACTTAATGTGTTGAATCGGTTAAGGGGTTTAGAGGTGTTGTTGCTATGGTGATTAGTTCTAgttggtttgcttgaggacaagcaaaggcaagtgtgggaatgtgatggagagggtgaaacccgagCATTAGAGTGTTTAAATATTGGGTTTTGTGTGCGGTTTATGTGTTTACTCGTTTATAATGAGATAACTACGAGAAATTGGTGATTTGCAGGTAAAGCACGCAATTCAATGCACTTACAATGGTTAAAGATGAAGTTGGAAGTATTGGATTGGATATCGCAGCTCGAGAATGGAATTTGGAGCTTGTTCGGGTGATGTAAAGGCTTAAGGATGCAATCTATATGAAGGAATGAAGTTCGAGGGCCGTTTGGTAATAAATTAGAAGTTATTTTGTGCTTATATATGAGAGGGATTGGAGGAAGCAAAGTGCAGGGGCTTGTTTGTCATTAGTTGAAAGTTGATTGTGAAGGAAAAAAGAGGAAGGCAGGCGCGACCGTAGGTTACGGTCCTAAAACCGTAGCTTACGGATGGGTGTGTGTAATGAAGGTTTGGTCAGAGTTTGTGAACCGTAGCCTACGGTTCATAACCGTAGGTTACGGTTGGGTCTGATTTTGTGAACAGAGATTCTGGACCGTAAGCTACGGTCCTCAATCCGTAGCTTACGGTTGGTAGGACGGAAAAATGCGCAGATTGGGCCCTATGGGATATGTTAGGGTTTATTACTGTTGGCAATGATTATCTCATCATCAAGGATGATCTTAGGCACTCCGAGAGCTCCGAGTTCAAGGCTTTTCACCGTAATCCATCAATTCTCTTACCGAATCATCCACTACGGTCATGAATTCGTCATCAATTCAAGCTTTTGTTGACTTTGTAagcgagatgagcggctaaacttCTATGGTTTCCTCcagatggagggtttttgtaagttaggtGATACTATGTGTTTGCTATAATCGTTTTgacttggtgatctaagcattcgatgcttttcactttgatttgatttattgattgtaaacaattgcatttatttaaaccttgaTTTCTAaacattcagttcccgagagttctagtaattgggatatatttgtcatgggattagggttggtaattgtaattgataatcattcgataacctcccgttatgtattgaccggagtacttagtcgttggttatcacaattagttaatcaagtttaacacttatgtctatgtagGTGTCACGATTAAACACATAGTTGATGCTAACtgtaaaacctgaaatctggaggaaccattttCTCTCTTATTGATTCAAATCTCAATTTTTGTTTGCTAATTTAGATAATTTTCATAATCAATCAAACCGATTTTCCAATTCAGTAGTAGTTAATTAATACTTGGCATCATACACTTTCCACAATACTCCCTTGATTCGATACCCTGCTTACtctatactaatagtttaaataggtttttgcatgtccttaacgacagacatcatCTGACGTGAtcgcaagttaaagctgaacatcaaaagccgtcaggacttctacaacaacttgaaattcccacgtggaagtgggaaatggtaactatggatttgaTTACCAAGTTACCTAAGACCAAACGTGTCAATGACACGATATGGGTCatcgttgataggctgactaagtcagcacatttctttcccataaaggagacgtatagctctgATAAGTTGGCTAAGTTGTATGTGGACGACATTGTGTCCCTACATGGTGTGTCAGTATCTATTGTATCTGATAGAGATATGTAACAtcctattttatatatatatataataaattagttattttgttacatttatatttttaattagTGTTAATGGGTATTTAACAAGAGGTAATTGTAAGATGTTAAAGTGGATATTGAAAATATTAGATGTCGTAAAAACGATTAAGAGGAATAAGAAAATTTATAATCATGGGATATGAACAAATAAAAAGTTTGTTTTGTCTAAGTAGGATGAGAAGAAATCTTAATCATTCATTTTTCAAataatggttaagatgaaagtgtaggagAAAGGAGGAGTGCAAGGGTATTTTGGAAAATCCTATTtatggattttctctctccacatgcaaagCACATGCGTATTccacccccattttttaaaccttcataacttttttatacgacattattttttcataaaatttcaccgtaaaatcgagcgtctttttatttttaatttgagtagcatattgctatataaaatatgaagactaaaaacacccactaaaatgtgttgtatttctatgttgtataacatttttttgtgctggatttttgtactatatttttgtgctaaattttttgtgctgaattgttttgtcttaaattttttttctcaatttttcaTGCTGgattttttttgtactacatttttttgattaattttttttctactagatttttttgtgctatatttttttgtactacattttttgtgttatattttttgtactagatattttgtgctagatttttttgtactagattttttttgttgtatttttaaaaaacaaaaagggtgccacatgtcattttcactcaTATTTATGAGGACCAAAAAACCCTCcattcctacttattaggagtgtcacatgtcatcatcacaatccttcttagcctacttaggcaaaatccactttttagtggatccttccccattggggtaagatcaaataaaaagttcaTTTTGCTTAAGTAAGATGAGAAGTAATCTTAActattcatttttcaaatcaatggttaagatgaaagtgtaggagAAATGAGGAGTGCAAGGGTATTTTAGAAAAATCTTATTtatggattttctctctccacatgcaatgcacatgcatattccaccctcattttttaaactttcataacttttttatacgagattattttttcataaaaacttCACCCTAATATCGAGCgttctttttatctttaatttgagtactaTCACTAGTACAAAATCAATTGATTTTGGGCGGTGTAAACAACATTTTAGGGGGTTTTAGAAACGCCCAGAAAGGTATCGCTGGAAAAAGGTAAAATGTATTTTGGGCTCTCCCTAAAACCGCCTAAAGTCAATATAATGTATTCTGGGCGCTCCCTGAAACCGCCCAAAATCAATTTAAACCGCTCAAAATAAGTATCGCCCAAACGAAGCCAAAACCGCCTAGACTGACCAAAATAATTGACTGACCAAAATAATTTTATTATACAgctaaataatattaataatccAGCATTACCTCAAGCACAATTCAAAATAATTAAtctgaaaaaaataaataaaaaatgaagAATCCCAAATATAACTTAAAATATATAAATGCAGCCAAACACCAACATGAGTCTCATACTCAGTTTACAGAAAATGCAGCCAAACACCAACATGAGTCTCATACTTAGTTTACAAAAATTGTTCAAACTACAATACTAAGGTAGTCTCTAATTCTTGCTTTTATCATTAAACACAGCTGCAAAAAACCGACACATGATGTTTTCAACCAGCTTGTCGATTTCCACTCCAGTTATCTCTGTTGTGTCGTTCCACATCTAAAAAGACAAATAAAAAATAAGTGAGatacatacaaatatatatatatatatagagagagagagagagtaacaAAGTCGATATATATTAAACCTAAATCTGCTAACATCCAAACCCGCGTAACCGGAAGAATATAAAAGGATTTAAATTCACATTGCAATATCGATTCACATTGTAAACCCAAATCTCACACTATTATTTCTCCTTTAAGCTTAACATAAATCTATTAAACGTGTAATTTAAATTCTGTCATTTAGTGACTGGAAGATCACGGTTTTGAATCACAAGGACAGGTCTATTTTgcataacaaaaacaaaatagCACATACAAAGAATCCCCCTTTAAATACCATTTCTTTTCCTTTATCGGGCTTTCGCGTCTGAATTAGAATGCCATAAAAATATTTTCCATTTAAAAAGTGCTCATACATAAGAACAGCCAAACAACTATACCATAACCAGTTAAGCACAATGGAAATCTGATGATGTTGTTTCTTCTCTAAGTCAAATAATACAATTGTAAACCTAATTAACACGAACAACACGCCTAAGTCAAAGAAcgtaaaaaaaatagaaaacttaCATTGTTTGGAAAACCGAACTGCCTTGAAATAACAAACTCGAACATGTTTCTAACTACTAAGAATCCACACTCCCATGATCCTTCTTGCTGCTTACactacattaaattaaaagaaaaatcaattaaTAAAATAACACTTAATTTTATAAAATGAATTATGAATAACATACTTTAACCATCTTCCAAGTAAAACGGCCTCCAAATGAAGTTTCTATTGCATTTGTTAGAGAATAATGACTTTTATTCTTCTTGCCCCTCAAATAAGTTGAATCCAAAATCCAACCTTTACGTTCCGAAGGGGAGACGATAAACAACACCCAATGACGActtcaaagaagaaagatacgGTCATTGCAAAAAAATCAGTAATAAAATAGGAAAATTAATTATTatacattaaaataaaattatatattacCTATATAAGAATGGAGCAAGAAAATATTTCTTTCCCTCATGAAGTTTGTAAACCTCGACCAAGTGTTCTTTAACACTAGGCAAATTTTCCTCACACTCTTTCCCGGTAATTCGTTGAGTATTGAAGTAGGCGACTTGAGTAGCATTTTTTAGACGATGGCCGAACAAAAACCTAATATCAATAAAGTAAATATTATTAAGTTGTGAGATAAAAATATTATTAAGTTGCaagataaaaataataataataataataataataataataataataataataataataataataataatagtaacttACATTTGACACCAATGTATAAAGCTGGCATCAAGCAACCCGTTCGCTAGAAATTGCAACATACCCTCATATTCAACGTTCTCAACTCGAGGACTGAACTCGGTTTCTGGGTACATCCCATGAGGCCAATTAATCTCAATGCTCATATCGCCGTCATAGTGTTTTGTTAATCGGGTAGCCAATGAAATCATACTTTGAGGGCGCAAATTCTCGATATTCCACAAGGCGGTTTTTATGTCttgttcaagctttgacaatgtAGGAGCTTGAGGTTGTTCAACAAGAACCTCATGCTGGGAAAACTACATTATTTGAAAAAcaaattttcagaaaaaaaaaacaatacataTATACGTATGATATATCAGTTTTTGAATACCATCTCATCCAGTTCCTCTTCTGATCCGTCAACATCATGTTGAGTGGAAACATCATGTGCGCCAAATAGAAACTAcattagttaaaaaaaataaattattactACATtgattcttttatatatatacacacacatagaTACATattgagagaaagagagagagttaTGAAACAGATTATTAGTACATGATTACCTCATCACCAAAACTTTCAATCATAGTCGCATCAATTTGATAACATTCATGACTTTCGTCTTGTTCAATGGGAACCTCCAACTATAAGAGCCATTAAAATTGTTATATTATAAACCAAAATTATTAGAAATTATCTACTACCCGGACCCGAGAAACCCAACCCAACACCAAACAAGGATCCTAACCTCAGGCCGATAACATGTGTTGTCCTGAGCTGGTTGCTTCAATGCTGGATTCTGAGAAGTTGCTTCAGTGCTTGAAAGCTACAATTTAACAAACATATTAGAAAAGTCTTACTAAGAATAGAAACAAACTATTATATAATTTGTATACAACAATACCTTTACCAAAGAAAGTGGCCACTGAATAAACCAACCAATAGCATCACCTATATATTTAAGTGCATCATAGCGTGAAAGTTCAGGAAGAGACGTTTTCTTGTACAACTGATAGATTTCAACTACTTGTATTTTCACGTAGCCCTCGGCCATAGGTCCCGTATGTATAGTCCTACTTGGACTAGGATGAAGATACGCCGTCCCGACTATTTGTTCTCTTTTAGAAGGGGATGGGTGTAACAATTCACATAATGTTGGCTCCTGCAAAACGACATTACAtttttaaaagaaatattatatatAAACCATTTTGTATACTAAACATCATACAAATATAATCACCTCAATTAATGGATATTGAATATGACATCCACCAGATGTATCATTCTCGCCACAACTATTAGGGCTAGAGTCCAACCCACTGTAGCTTCTTGTTTGATTGGAAGGCATGTTATCTTGATGTTGTTGTCTACCGCCTTGAAACAAGCCTTCCCGAACCTGTGTACGTCCTGTAATCGATATAAACACCTAAGTATGAAATGGGAATAATATTCCAATCAAGTGACTAAAACATATATTCAAACATGTTGAGAACAAATTATAGACATAAAAAACAAGTTGTGTTTTTATATTTACTGCTATAGACATAAGTTCAGATGCTATTAACCATAATATAATGTTAAAAATAATATCTAAATGTATATGACGTCCAATCAGCCAGATTATAAAGTCAAATATGAACATTTAGCTATTATATAATACAATCATTATATCACAAATAAAATTACCTATAATATTAGAAATCGTACGCGACCGGCCTCCGTGCTCAGGTCCTAGTAACCTGGTTAGTGGATCCTCcttgttagaaaaataactaCCATCATCAATCATTTTTCTTTCGAAAACAGCCTACAAAACATATATACAATTATTAGAACATTTGacattaatatatattattaaacaaataaacattaCTTACTAGTTTAATTGACTCTGCTCGCGTGCTTGCACATAGTGAATACAACTTAGTTTTCCGATTTCGTTTTGCTCTACTAACAATATACCTTTTGGAGCGATAGTCTTGAACATTTTTAAGGAAAGAATACACAGGTACAAGTTGCGACCATATTTTCTCAAGGCGAGGACTCAAAGCCGCAAACCCGGTGCGTCCTAAGCGAGTTGGGTTTTTGTTTGCCTTCGCACTTGCTCTTGCTTTTCGACTTTTTTTCTTCacattaataaacaaattgttatTATGTTATAGttacatatatataacactaGTTATAAATCATAATATTATATGTAACTCACATATACCTCAAATTCCTTCCCACTCCTTTGGGTGACGAATTCCTTCCAATGCTCTGAATCGAGATTCTTATACGTCTCAAAAGGAGTTAAGCCTTTCCTTACGAATTCTGTTGTAAGGTAACTCCGCCAATTTGTATGACGTTTTTTAGCATTTTTTAGTATGAATTTTTTAGGAGCTTCGCTACCAATATGCCATTGTCTCTGCATATTTATAAAACAAAAGATTAACAATTATAATTCATATATCTAAcaaaatataaatttatataccTTGATATCTAGCCAAAGTTCTTCCCATTTTTCCTTTCCAAATTTACCAGACGGGATGTGATAAGAAAATTCAGCTTTCAATTTCACTCCTAACCATGAAGTGAAGTCATTGGCATTTCTGCCAATTGGTTGCATTAGCTGATTGAGTTCAATTGTGAACTCACAATCCTTCTTGGAAAATGTGGCTGCCCCACGTTTCCCACCCTTCCCACGATTTGACATCTTTGATAAATTATACAACAAAAAAGAAATTAACAAACTCATTAGTATTTTAACAACCTAAGGGATAAAGAAATTATAAATTGTTTTGTTAATGAAAAGGTTAATATGTAAAACAAATGAGTGAGACGAATCTACTTGTAAATAGAACTTGTTTTGTTGTACATATAGCAATGCCAGGTGTACGCGATATTAGCGCCTCGTGCCTTTGCCTTTAGAACCTAAAGGCATCGGTCTCATACTTTTTTGACAAATAGACTTACAAAACAGTACACAAATAGTAATCTATAAACAGCTGTATCATAGAACGTACAAGGCCGCAAGAATGAAGTGTTCAAGTTCAAAGGGAGATGTATCAAACATATCTAGAAAAGGGCAGATACAAACTCATCATATATCAAAGATGGCAGCCTACCTTAAATgcccaaaaaaatatataacctATCAAATATGCAACTTACAGAAGGGTTCAGTTGGTCAAATGTGAATTTATTATAATATGTCATATTTAACACCTCATCTATCTATCTGGAGAGTTAAAGTCcaacaaaatatattattaatcaCAGTGGACAAGGAGAACCCAAATACACAATCGACAAATTCACATTAACATACATGGAATCAAGGGACCACAAGATACTCTTAAACCCCACAAAATCCAACATAAAGACACCACACGTGGAATCACATTCAACAAAATCTAACATATATTCAACTTTAACTACTTCTCAAAGAATATGAACATAAACATGTATATTCAAAAATAGTGAATTTTAACTAAAAGCTTGCAAAAAAAATTGAAGatttaagcaaaaaaaaaaaaaacaagggtTCTTACTGAGAAAAGGGGAAGACGTAATCTGTAGAAACTGCGCGATGGAGATGAATGACCAGAAAGATGATGGAGGTTTTGTCGATGGAGGTTTATTTCATGGGTTTGATGGAGGTTTCCAAGGGGTGGGGCGGGCTGGATTTTATGATTAGGCGGGCTGGGTTTTGCTAAAATTTCGATTTTGGCGGGCACTAATTTTACTAAAATTTCGATTTTAAGAAGAGAATACAAAGATAAACAACAACATTTAAAAGCTCCCTTAGATTTGTCTGGAACTtctttgaagaagaagaagagtaaATATTAAGTGAAGGAAATTAGAAAAGAGGTTATAGTTGGGGTGGTTTTCCATATTCCCAAAGCTATGTGTAGGGTGGCTTCATGTTCCCAAAGCTCTGTAGGAtggcttgaaaaaaaaaatgaattagtCTATTTAGTTGGATAATACATAGACACAACAAAAGTTATtatgccgttcaaaaaaaaaaaaaaaacaaaggataGCTTGAAAATAACTTGGTATTTTCATGAAATATATTATGAGAATACAATAATTTTATATGAGAATTATAGTAAAAGTAAAATTTTAAAAGtgtaatttcaaaaaaaaaatttaatgtcGGATGAATGAACTATTGGGAAAGTATAAAAAAATTAAGTAAAATTTTATTGTGAGGTTTTAATTTAAAGACACATGTGTGGATAGGGGTGTGAACTTTTGATACGGCCTGAAAACaagacacgaacctaacacgaaattcgtggatttaggtttagtctaaacgggttcgggtcagtttcaggttgaacccgcgaatctgtttagctaaacgggtcaggttcgagTCAACCCGGCCGAGTTaacgggttgacccgtttaacccatttatattatattttattgtttatagtatttttatgttataaatcaatttgggtgtgtattttatgcataattataacttaaaaatagaGATTGACATAATGTTTTATAattaaatgcaattttatatgtatatatttgtgttttttaaagtaaaattt
This is a stretch of genomic DNA from Helianthus annuus cultivar XRQ/B chromosome 16, HanXRQr2.0-SUNRISE, whole genome shotgun sequence. It encodes these proteins:
- the LOC118488134 gene encoding uncharacterized protein LOC118488134, whose protein sequence is MAEGYVKIQVVEIYQLYKKTSLPELSRYDALKYIGDAIGWFIQWPLSLVKLSSTEATSQNPALKQPAQDNTCYRPELEVPIEQDESHECYQIDATMIESFGDEFLFGAHDVSTQHDVDGSEEELDEMFSQHEVLVEQPQAPTLSKLEQDIKTALWNIENLRPQSMISLATRLTKHYDGDMSIEINWPHGMYPETEFSPRVENVEYEGMLQFLANGLLDASFIHWCQMFLFGHRLKNATQVAYFNTQRITGKECEENLPSVKEHLVEVYKLHEGKKYFLAPFLYSRHWVLFIVSPSERKGWILDSTYLRGKKNKSHYSLTNAIETSFGGRFTWKMVKCKQQEGSWECGFLVVRNMFEFVISRQFGFPNNMWNDTTEITGVEIDKLVENIMCRFFAAVFNDKSKN